A window of the Helianthus annuus cultivar XRQ/B chromosome 4, HanXRQr2.0-SUNRISE, whole genome shotgun sequence genome harbors these coding sequences:
- the LOC110937278 gene encoding small RNA 2'-O-methyltransferase, which translates to MAGEGSSKKETVNPKAIIHQRFGDKARYNIEEVQDNSSNGCPGLVIPQKGPCLYRCNLELPEFSIVSDVFKRKKDAMQSAAEKALEKLSDPPVEDASDQLVSRLSYLFSNEFYSICHPLSGHIRAALQRAGSLNGFVPISVMPIFDSKISNLCKSIKPETDSKPLEVMSIIRDASTRLSEPVLVSNEFMSLKRTTPYPPEVLESIEVDFDQKTYVNVLRIPYLVEKVVEPLTLDVSANTYYMDAIARELGAADASMVSLSRCIGKSSSETRLYSHAPNSYKWNKEDFEDKSYLNARASYLSGQDVYGDAILATIGYLWKSCDLFLEDVYPRTYYRLLMNKVPTGIYKLSREAVLAAELPPKFGTRSNWRGLFPRDILCTFCRQHRLPEPVFSLIVTKDAPEETSRCEVKIFSKSQNLILHCYPRESFKKQSDAIQNACSRILSLLNDYFKKLNMPREGLTLTPCRNGLDLDFYPEHISKELNLFSLVCKNLLAIDDDTKQSNGVDDIPSYNIQGPDSEVFASNGCIVCVCYSAFLVNEGEKELLEKNDEFEFELGTEAVIPELEVVVGQMGVGQSARFKAKLPSLELIFAANGDPARVSSLLSSRGCSLEYSTTLLRVTEPLEDRMEKALFSPSLSKQRVNYAVQHIKESGATFLVDFGCGSGSLLDSLLDYPTSLESIIGVDISVKALARAAKTLHSKLSTNSTNPVQSSRLKSALLLDGSITTFDSRLYDCDIGTCLEVIEHMPEDQATQFGNVVLSSFCPKILIVSTPNYEYNVILQKSTTQTQEDDEDKNSAKPCKFRNFDHKFEWTREQFQVWASDLAGKHNYSVGFSGVGGAEGVEPGFASQIAVFKRGFELTEGGDLAVVPYDVVWDWRSTDE; encoded by the exons ATGGCAGGAGAAGGTTCATCGAAGAAGGAAACTGTCAATCCTAAGGCTATTATACACCAAAGATTCGGGGATAAGGCGCGTTACAATATAGAAGAAGTTCAAGATAATTCATCAAATGGATGTCCTGGACTGGTGATTCCGCAAAAAGGTCCGTGCTTATACCGTTGCAACTTGGAACTTCCTGAATTTAGTATTGTGTCGGATGTTTTCAAGAGAAAGAAAGATGCAATGCAATCTGCTGCAGAAAAAGCCCTAGAGAAG TTAAGTGATCCTCCTGTTGAAGATGCATCAGATCAATTGGTTAGCCGGCTGTCCTATTTATTCTCAAACGAG TTCTATTCCATATGTCATCCACTGAGTGGTCACATTCGAGCCGCTTTGCAGAGAGCGGGCTCCCTTAACGGTTTCGTCCCCATTTCAGTGATGCCCATTTTCGATTCAAAGATATCTAATCTGTGTAAGAGCATAAAGCCTGAAACTGACTCAAAACCTTTGGAAGTAATGTCAATAATTAGGGATGCTTCCACAAGGTTATCTGAACCTGTACTTGTTTCTAACGAGTTTATGTCGTTGAAAAGAACAACTCCGTACCCTCCTGAAGTCTTGGAATCTATAGAAGTTGACTTTGATCAAAAGACTTATGTTAATGTTCTTCGTATACCGTATTTGGTTGAAAAGGTTGTTGAGCCTTTGACGCTAGATGTTTCTGCAAATACGTATTACATGGATGCCATCGCTAGAGAACTTGGAGCTGCAGACGCTTCTATGGTTTCGCTCTCCAG GTGCATTGGAAAATCTTCTTCAGAAACAAGGTTGTATTCACATGCTCCTAACTCATACAAGTGGAATAAAGAAGACTTTGAAGACAAATCGTATTTAAACGCAAGGGCAAGTTATTTATCCGGTCAGGATGTCTACGGGGATGCGATTTTGGCTACTATCGGATACTTGTGGAAGTCTTGTGATCTTTTCCTTGAAGACGTATATCCCCGCACATATTATAGGTTACTTATGAATAAGGTACCCACTGGTATATATAAGCTATCACGTGAAGCAGTACTCGCAGCTGAATTGCCGCCAAAGTTCGGGACCCGTAGTAATTGGCGAGGTTTATTTCCACGGGATATCCTCTGTACGTTCTGCCGCCAGCACCGATTACCCGAACCGGTTTTCTCTTTGATTGTTACTAAGGATGCGCCCGAAGAAACTTCTagatgtgaagtgaaaatattcTCAAAGAGTCAGAATTTGATTTTACATTGTTACCCTCGAGAGTCGTTCAAGAAACAAAGTGATGCGATCCAGAACGCTTGTTCAAGAATTCTTTCGTTGTTGAATGATTACTTCAAGAAACTAAATATGCCTCGAGAGGGTTTGACTTTGACTCCATGTAGAAATGGTCTTGATCTTGACTTTTATCCTGAACATATCTCCAAAGAGTTGAATCTTTTTTCATTGGTGTGTAAAAACTTATTAGCAATTGATGACGACACAAAGCAATCAAATGGTGTGGATGACATACCATCGTATAATATACAAGGTCCGGACTCCGAAGTTTTTGCATCAAACGGGTGTATAGTGTGTGTATGCTACAGTGCGTTTTTGGTCAACGAAGGAGAGAAAGAACTTCTCGAGAAAAACGATGAGTTTGAATTTGAGTTGGGAACTGAAGCGGTTATCCCTGAGTTAGAAGTAGTTGTGGGCCAGATGGGTGTGGGTCAATCGGCCCGCTTTAAAGCGAAGTTGCCTTCTCTAGAGTTGATTTTTGCCGCCAACGGTGATCCTGCACGGGTTTCGTCTTTACTTTCATCAC GCGGGTGCAGCCTGGAATATTCAACAACTTTGCTGCGGGTTACCGAACCCTTGGAAGATAGAATGGAAAAAGCTCTGTTTAGTCCTTCATTATCAAAACAACGTGTTAATTATGCAGTGCAACACATTAAAGAATCCGGTGCTACTTTCTTG GTTGACTTCGGTTGTGGCTCTGGAAGCTTATTGGACTCGTTATTGGATTATCCAACATCACTTGAAAGTATTATTGGTGTTGACATATCAGTAAAAGCCCTGGCTCGTGCAGCAAAG ACCCTTCATTCCAAGCTAAGCACCAATTCCACCAATCCAGTGCAGAGTAGTCGTCTTAAATCTGCTCTTCTTTTGGATGGTTCGATCACAACATTTGATTCTCGATTGTACGATTGTGATATTGGAACCTGTTTAGAG GTGATTGAGCACATGCCTGAAGATCAAGCAACTCAATTCGGCAATGTGGTATTAAGCTCCTTTTGTCCAAAAATTCTTATCGTGTCAACTCCAAACTACGAGTACAACGTAATACTTCAGAAATCAACCACTCAAACCCAAGAAGACGACGAAGACAAAAATTCAGCCAAACCGTGCAAGTTTCGCAACTTTGACCACAAATTTGAGTGGACCCGAGAGCAGTTCCAAGTATGGGCATCTGATCTTGCGGGAAAACACAATTACAGTGTTGGATTTAGTGGGGTTGGTGGGGCTGAAGGTGTGGAACCTGGGTTTGCGTCGCAGATTGCGGTTTTTAAGCGGGGTTTTGAGCTTACGGAGGGCGGAGATTTGGCGGTTGTGCCATATGATGTTGTATGGGACTGGAGAAGCACTGACGAATGA